A window of Pseudoliparis swirei isolate HS2019 ecotype Mariana Trench chromosome 13, NWPU_hadal_v1, whole genome shotgun sequence genomic DNA:
CAGGCCACTGTGCAAGTGGGCCAATGGTTGTCAGGCTGTGCCTCTTCAAACTTTCCACCCCTGGAGTGAAGTCCTGCTTTTTTTTGGAGGACTTGAACCTCCCCGTGTCCAGCCGACTCTGGTGCCTGGCAGAGAATATGATTCTTTTTTTATCATACTCATCCAGGTTCTGCCACAGAGCAACAATGTTGCTTGCCTCTGCaaagagagagtgatagagagaaCACGGTGcatgagaagaaaataaatctgaatCAATGAGTTTGAATATGAATTACTCGGCACAGAGAGAGAATCAAATAtgtcaatgacaataaatgttCCTCACCGTCTGGTTGCTCAGAGCCATGGAGGACTGGTTCCTCAACTCCACCAGACACTCTGCCAACTTGTCCACCTTGTCCAACCCTGGCATGCACAAATTATCCACAGCCTGGACAAATCAGAGAAGGATTAGTCACACAATTTGAGGAAAGTAAGCAATGGGACAAAAGACAGATACAGTGATTTTATTTATCGATACAAaatgatgtatttatatacCTCGGACTCTGAGGAGACACCTGGCTGCGGTATGATGGCAGCAGGATGGAAGGAGGAACTAGcagactgggaggaggaggtagcagcctgggaggaggcaggaggctggGATGAGGAGGTAGCAGcctgggaggaggcaggaggctggaaggaggctggaggctggaagGAGGAGGTAGCAgccagggaggaggcaggaggctggaaggaggctggaggctggaaggaggaggcaggaggctgggaggaggagttagcaggctgggaggaggcaggagtctGGAAGAGCAGATAGGTGGCTGCAGGCTGAGAAGAGTCAGTGAGGCTTGGGTCATCCAGGAGACTTGACACTGTGTCTTCCTGGAAGCCctcgtcttctccttcttcttcttcctctctctcgttcACATCCTCCAGCATATTGTCTGTCTCCTCTGAGTCAGGGAGTATTTGAAGGGGCTGGCCAGTCTGACTCAACAAATAATCAACCCCGATAAGCTCACCTGTGAAAAAGAGCAGAAACCCCAgcttaaaaagacaaacaaa
This region includes:
- the LOC130203604 gene encoding uncharacterized protein LOC130203604 — translated: MLEDVNEREEEEEGEDEGFQEDTVSSLLDDPSLTDSSQPAATYLLFQTPASSQPANSSSQPPASSFQPPASFQPPASSLAATSSFQPPASFQPPASSQAATSSSQPPASSQAATSSSQSASSSFHPAAIIPQPGVSSESEAVDNLCMPGLDKVDKLAECLVELRNQSSMALSNQTASNIVALWQNLDEYDKKRIIFSARHQSRLDTGRFKSSKKKQDFTPGVESLKRHSLTTIGPLAQWPDCCRLIETIFIRLCSIHRSPKKKGAGTLSRWLLILDDYRKVRQCILDNGIVMQETTLQLVDVSHTTLVQWHNKRVKKQDNAVVIQGLNMPSPMSLAAHPLICATQPPASTPTLPSPAHLYTLPSSTVGQARLKRKSERQLFPAPSLAPQLVVRQPPFLLPSNATRQLFPASPSVPQRLVPALAPAPGPAPGPAPRPAPRLATAPGPAPGPAPATAPVIYCPSVETVPKEQWLESRRKK